The following proteins are co-located in the Paludibaculum fermentans genome:
- a CDS encoding HpcH/HpaI aldolase family protein encodes MTQLLKNLQSGNAAFGMWLNLGSAVSAEIASLAGYDWLLVDLEHGSGDYRDLAHQLWAAQAGPAQVVVRVGGLDSVEIKRVLDLGPAGVMIPNVETPEQAAAAVAAVRIPPLGARGAATSTRASGYGFTYNRYLSGSNREVLLTVQIESAQAVENAGAIAATAGIDVLFIGPLDLSVSLGVGATAEDALRFSAALQTVVASAAAHGKPAGILARNAEQAQQYLRMGFTFIAMGSDRGMLASGMRHGMEALRRLAAGD; translated from the coding sequence TTGACCCAACTCCTCAAAAACCTGCAATCCGGGAACGCGGCATTTGGCATGTGGCTGAACCTGGGCTCTGCCGTCTCGGCGGAGATCGCTTCGCTGGCTGGCTACGACTGGCTGCTTGTCGATCTGGAACACGGCTCAGGCGACTACAGGGACCTCGCCCATCAACTGTGGGCGGCGCAGGCGGGCCCGGCCCAGGTGGTGGTTCGTGTAGGTGGGCTCGATTCGGTGGAGATCAAGCGCGTGCTGGATCTGGGGCCGGCCGGCGTCATGATCCCGAATGTGGAGACGCCTGAACAGGCGGCTGCGGCCGTGGCGGCGGTGCGGATCCCTCCGCTGGGCGCTCGAGGCGCGGCGACTTCCACACGGGCCAGCGGCTACGGTTTCACCTACAACCGATACCTGAGCGGGAGCAACCGCGAAGTGCTGTTGACGGTGCAGATCGAGTCCGCGCAAGCGGTAGAGAACGCCGGCGCCATCGCGGCGACGGCCGGCATCGACGTGCTGTTCATAGGCCCCCTCGACTTGAGTGTCAGCCTGGGTGTAGGCGCCACGGCGGAAGACGCACTGCGCTTCAGCGCCGCGCTGCAGACAGTGGTGGCGTCCGCTGCCGCTCACGGCAAGCCGGCGGGGATTCTGGCCCGCAATGCCGAGCAGGCGCAGCAGTACCTGCGCATGGGTTTCACGTTCATCGCCATGGGCTCCGATCGTGGCATGCTGGCGTCGGGCATGCGGCACGGCATGGAAGCGCTCCGCAGGTTGGCGGCAGGGGACTGA
- a CDS encoding GntR family transcriptional regulator, translated as MGTLRSPQLKEDIAGLADRAYRYILDQILRGDAPMGAEINRRKIAAELNMSLLPVSEALKRLEQELLVESGRRVGTRVRIPSPQEIRGFCIVREALETQAARLFATHARHKDRQQLNQLAAELDALYEQNAELGEDADNAFLHELRLCHMRFHLSIADGAGCPYLQQQVEKNQHLVFNCFYDKLFGPRRLPREWHLSLAVAINSGDIDEADRATRTHVRHHLDEILYSLEPYLSLDRQRIVSTE; from the coding sequence GTGGGTACACTCCGCTCACCGCAACTGAAGGAAGATATTGCAGGCTTGGCCGATCGTGCCTACCGGTACATTCTCGACCAGATTCTGCGCGGTGACGCTCCGATGGGCGCCGAGATCAACCGTCGCAAAATCGCGGCGGAGCTCAATATGAGCCTGCTGCCTGTGAGTGAGGCGCTGAAGCGGCTGGAGCAGGAACTGCTGGTCGAAAGCGGACGCCGCGTCGGCACCCGTGTCCGCATCCCCTCTCCCCAGGAGATTCGCGGCTTCTGCATTGTTCGCGAGGCTCTGGAAACTCAGGCTGCGCGGCTGTTCGCCACGCACGCCCGGCACAAGGACCGGCAGCAGCTCAATCAGCTTGCGGCTGAACTCGATGCCCTTTACGAACAGAACGCGGAACTCGGTGAAGATGCGGACAACGCCTTCCTGCACGAGCTGCGGCTCTGCCACATGCGATTTCACCTGAGCATCGCCGACGGGGCCGGCTGTCCGTATCTGCAGCAACAGGTGGAGAAGAACCAGCACCTGGTGTTTAACTGCTTTTACGACAAGCTCTTCGGCCCACGCCGGCTGCCGCGCGAATGGCATCTTTCGCTGGCTGTCGCGATCAACTCAGGGGATATCGACGAGGCTGACCGTGCTACCCGAACGCACGTCCGGCACCACCTGGACGAGATCCTCTACAGCCTCGAGCCCTACCTGAGCCTGGACCGCCAGCGGATAGTTTCCACCGAGTAG